A part of Saccharomyces cerevisiae S288C chromosome XIV, complete sequence genomic DNA contains:
- the YRF1-6 gene encoding Y' element ATP-dependent helicase protein 1 copy 6 (Helicase encoded by the Y' element of subtelomeric regions; highly expressed in the mutants lacking the telomerase component TLC1; potentially phosphorylated by Cdc28p) translates to MEIENEQICTCIAQILHLLNSLIITFLDDDKTETGQSFVYIDGFLVKKHNNQHTIVNFETYKNKMKVSDRRKFEKANFDEFESALNNKNDLVHCPSITLFESIPTEVRSFYEDEKSGLIKVVKFRTGAMDRKRSFEKIVVSVMVGKNVQKFLTFVEDEPDFQGGPIPSKYLIPKKINLMVYTLFQVHTLKFNRKDYDTLSLFYLNRGYYNELSFRVLERCYEIASARPNDSSTMRTFTDFVSGTPIVRGLQKSTIRKYGYNLAPYMFLLLHVDELSIFSAYQASLPGEKKVDTERLKRDLCPRKPTEIKYFSQICNDMMNKKDRLGDILHIILRACALNFGAGPRGGAGDEEDRSITNEEPIIPSVDEHGLKVCKLRSPNTPRRLRKTLDAVKALLVSSCACTARDLDIFDDNNGVAMWKWIKILYHEVAQETALKDSYRITLVPSSDGVSVCGKLFNREYVRGFYFACKAQFDNLWEELNDCFYMPTVVDIASLILRNREVLFREPKRGIDEYLENDSFLQMIPVKYREIVLPKLRRDTNKMTAALKNKVTVAIDELTVPLMWMIHFAVGYPYRYPELQLLAFAGPQRNVYVDDTTRRIQLYTDYNKNGSSEPRLKTLDGLTSDYVFYFVTVLRQMQICALGNSYDAFNHDPWMDVVGFEDPDQVTNRDISRIVLYSYMFLNTAKGCLVEYATFRQYMRELPKNAPQKLNFREMRQGLIALGRHCVGSRFETDLYESATSELMANHSVQTGRNIYGVDSFSLTSVSGTTATLLQERASERWIQWLGLESDYHCSFSSTRNAEDVVAGEAASSDHHQKISRVTRKRPREPKSTNDILVAGQKLFGSSFEFRDLHQLRLCHEIYMADTPSVAVQAPPGYGKTELFHLPLIALASKGDVKYVSFLFVPYTVLLANCMIRLSRCGCLNVAPVRNFIEEGCDGVTDLYVGIYDDLASTNFTDRIAAWENIVECTFRTNNVKLGYLIVDEFHNFETEVYRQSQFGGITNLDFDAFEKAIFLSGTAPEAVADAALQRIGLTGLAKKSMDINELKRSEDLSRGLSSYPTRMFNLIKEKSEVPLGHVHKIWKKVESQPEEALKLLLALFEIEPESKAIVVASTTNEVEELACSWRKYFRVVWIHGKLGAAEKVSRTKEFVTDGSMRVLIGTKLVTEGIDIKQLMMVIMLDNRLNIIELIQGVGRLRDGGLCYLLSRKNSWAARNRKGELPPIKEGCITEQVREFYGLESKKGKKGQHVGCCGSRTDLSADTVELIERMDRLAEKQATASMSIVALPSSFQESNSSDRCRKYCSSDEDSDTCIHGSANASTNATTNSSTNATTTASTNVRTSATTTASINVRTSATTTESTNSSTNATTTASTNVRTSATTTASINVRTSATTTESTNSNTSATTTESTDSNTSATTTESTDSNTSATTTASTNSSTNATTTASTNSSTNATTTESTNASAKEDANKDGNAEDNRFHPVTDINKESYKRKGSQMVLLERKKLKAQFPNTSENMNVLQFLGFRSDEIKHLFLYGIDVYFCPEGVFTQYGLCKGCQKMFELCVCWAGQKVSYRRMAWEALAVERMLRNDEEYKEYLEDIEPYHGDPVGYLKFFSVKRGEIYSQIQRNYAWYLAITRRRETISVLDSTRGKQGSQVFRMSGRQIKELYYKVWSNLRESKTEVLQYFLNWDEKKCREEWEAKDDTVFVEALEKVGVFQRLRSMTSAGLQGPQYVKLQFSRHHRQLRSRYELSLGMHLRDQLALGVTPSKVPHWTAFLSMLIGLFCNKTFRQKLEYLLEQISEVWLLPHWLDLANVEVLAADNTRVPLYMLMVAVHKELDSDDVPDGRFDILLCRDSSREVGE, encoded by the exons atggaaattgaaaacgaac AGATTTGCACCTGCATAGCGCAGATTCTGCATCTTCTCAATAGCTTAATTATTACATTcttagatgatgataagaCGGAAACTGGacaatcttttgtttatattgatggatttcttgtcaaaaagCATAACAATCAACATACTATTGTTAATTTCGAaacttacaaaaataaaatgaaagtttccGATAGGcgtaagtttgaaaaagcaaactttGACGAGTTTGAGTCGGCtctaaataacaaaaacgacTTGGTACATTGTCCctcaataactttatttgaatcGATCCCCACGGAAGTGCGGTCATTCTACGAAGACGAAAAGTCTGGTCTAATCAAAGTGGTAAAATTCAGAACTGGTGCAATGGATAGGAAAaggtcttttgaaaaaattgtcgTTTCCGTCATGGTCGGGAAAAATGTACAAAAGTTCCTGACGtttgttgaagacgaaCCAGATTTCCAGGGCGGACCAATCCCTTCAAAGTATCTTAttcccaagaaaatcaacttGATGGTCTACACGTTGTTTCAAGTGcatactttgaaattcaatagaaagGATTACGATaccctttctcttttttacctCAACAGAGGATACTATAATGAGTTGAGTTTCCGTGTCCTGGAACGTTGTTACGAAATAGCGAGTGCCAGGCCGAACGACAGCTCTACGATGCGTACTTTCACTGACTTTGTTTCTGGCACACCTATTGTAAGGGGTCTTCAGAAAAGCACCATAAGGAAATATGGATACAATTTGGCACCCTACATGTTTTTGTTACTACACGTAGATGAGCTatcgattttttctgcatACCAAGCAAGTTTACCtggcgaaaagaaagtcgACACAGAGCGGCTGAAGCGTGATCTATGCCCACGTAAACCCACTGAGATAAAGTACTTTTCACAGATATGTAACGAtatgatgaacaaaaaggacCGATTGGGtgatattttgcatattaTCTTGCGAGCATGTGCGCTCAATTTCGGGGCGGGTCCCCGTGGTGGCGCTGGTGACGAAGAGGATCGATCCATTACGAATGAAGAACCCATTATTCCCTCTGTGGACGAGCATGGCTTGAAAGTATGTAAGTTGCGCAGTCCTAACACTCCACGAAGACTCAGAAAAACACTAGATGCCGTGAAAGCTTTATTGGTGTCGTCTTGTGCTTGTACCGCAAGGGATTTAGATATATTTGATGACAACAACGGCGTTGCGATGTGGAAATGGATCAAAATTCTGTACCACGAAGTAGCGCAGGAAACCGCGCTGAAGGACTCTTATAGAATAACTTTGGTACCTTCTTCTGATGGTGTATCAGTATGTGGAAAACTGTTTAATCGCGAGTATGTCCGCGGCTTTTACTTTGCATGCAAGGCTCAGTTTGATAACCTTTGGGAAGAATTGAACGACTGCTTTTATATGCCTACAGTGGTTGATATTGCCAGCCTCATTTTGCGTAATCGAGAAGTTTTGTTCAGAGAGCCAAAGCGAGGAATTGACGAGTATCTGGAGAACGattctttccttcaaatGATACCTGTTAAATATCGTGAAATTGTGCTGCCCAAGTTGAGAAGAGATACTAACAAAATGACCGCGGctcttaaaaataaagtcaCTGTTGCAATTGACGAGCTTACGGTGCCACTTATGTGGATGATCCATTTTGCCGTAGGATACCCTTACCGTTATCCAGAGCTTCAGCTACTCGCTTTTGCCGGTCCTCAGCGCAACGTATACGTCGATGATACAACAAGACGCATCCAACTGTACACTGATTACAACAAGAACGGTTCATCGGAGCCTCGACTTAAGACGCTTGACGGACTCACTTCAGATTACgtgttttattttgtcaCTGTGCTAAGGCAAATGCAAATATGTGCGCTTGGTAACAGTTATGACGCTTTTAATCATGATCCTTGGATGGATGTGGTGGGATTTGAGGATCCAGATCAAGTAACAAATCGAGACATTTCGAGGATAGTTTTGTATTCCTACATGTTTCTGAATACCGCGAAGGGCTGTCTGGTTGAATACGCAACTTTTCGGCAGTACATGAGGGAACTTCCGAAGAATGCACCTCAGAAGCTGAATTTTCGGGAGATGCGTCAGGGGTTGATTGCCCTAGGACGGCACTGCGTAGGTAGCAGATTTGAAACAGATTTGTACGAGTCGGCGACGAGTGAACTCATGGCCAATCATTCCGTTCAAACAGGGCGAAATATTTACGGTGTGGATTCCTTTTCGTTAACTAGTGTCAGTGGGACGACCGCCACTTTATTGCAGGAACGAGCTTCCGAGCGCTGGATTCAATGGTTAGGCCTTGAAAGCGACTACCATTGTTCATTCTCTAGTACTCGGAATGCGGAAGACGTAGTGGCAGGTGAGGCGGCGAGTTCagatcatcatcaaaaaatttcaagagtaACGCGAAAAAGGCCCCGAGAGCCCAAGAGTACAAACGATATCCTCGTCGCAGGCCAGAAACTCTTTGGCAGCTCCTTTGAATTCAGGGACTTGCATCAGTTGCGCTTATGTCATGAAATATACATGGCAGACACACCCTCTGTGGCAGTACAGGCCCCACCGGGCTATGGTAAGACGGAGTTATTTCATCTCCCCTTGATAGCACTGGCGTCTAAGGGCGACGTGAAATATGTGTCGTTTCTGTTTGTACCGTACACAGTGTTGCTTGCTAATTGCATGATCAGGTTGAGCCGATGCGGTTGCTTGAATGTGGCCCCTgtaagaaactttattgaagaaggttgCGATGGCGTTACTGATTTATACGTGGGGATCTACGATGATCTTGCTAGCACTAATTTCACAGACAGGATAGCTGCGTGGGAGAATATTGTTGAGTGCACCTTTAGGACCAACAACGTAAAATTGGGTTACCTCATTGTAGATGAGTTTCACAACTTTGAAACGGAGGTCTACCGGCAGTCGCAATTTGGGGGCATAACTaaccttgattttgacGCTTTTGAGAAAGCAATCTTTTTGAGCGGCACAGCACCTGAGGCTGTAGCTGATGCTGCGTTGCAGCGTATTGGGCTTACGGGACTGGCCAAGAAGTCGATGGACATCAACGAGCTCAAACGGTCGGAAGATCTCAGCAGAGGTCTATCCAGCTATCCAACACGGATGTTTAATCTAATCAAGGAGAAATCCGAGGTGCCTTTAGGGCatgttcataaaatttggaagaaagtgGAATCACAGCCCGAAGAAGCACTGAAGCTTCTTTTAGccctctttgaaattgaaccaGAGTCGAAGGCCATTGTAGTTGCAAGCACAACCAACgaagtggaagaattgGCCTGCTCTTGGAGAAAGTATTTTAGGGTGGTATGGATACACGGGAAGCTGGGTGCTGCAGAAAAGGTGTCTCGCACAAAGGAGTTTGTCACTGACGGTAGCATGCGAGTTCTCATCGGAACGAAATTAGTGACTGAAGGAATTGACATTAAGcaattgatgatggtgatcatgcttgataatagacttaatattattgagcTCATTCAAGGCGTAGGGAGACTAAGAGATGGGGGCCTCTGTTATCTATTatctagaaaaaacagTTGGGCGGCAAGGAATCGTAAGGGTGAATTACCACCGATTAAGGAAGGCTGTATAACCGAACAGGTACGCGAGTTCTATGGacttgaatcaaagaaaggaaaaaagggccAGCATGTTGGATGCTGTGGCTCCAGGACAGACCTGTCTGCTGACACAGTGGAACTGATAGAAAGAATGGACAGATTGGCTGAAAAACAGGCGACAGCTTCCATGTCGATCGTTGCGTTACCGTCTAGCTTCCAGGAGAGCAATAGCAGTGACAGGTGCAGAAAGTATTGCAGCAGTGATGAGGACAGCGACACGTGCATTCATGGTAGTGCTAATGCCAGTACCAATGCGactaccaactccagcactaatgctactaccactgccagcaccaacgtcaggactagtgctactaccactgccagcatcaacgtcaggactagtgcgactaccactgaaagtaccaactccagcactaatgctactaccactgccagcaccaacgtcaggactagtgctactaccactgccagcatcaacgtcaggactagtgcgactaccactgaaagtaccaactccaacactagtgctactaccaccgaaagtaccgactccaacactagtgctactaccaccgaaagtaccgactccaacactagtgctactaccactgctagcaccaactccagcactaatgccactaccactgctagcaccaactccagcactaatgccactaccactgaaagtaccaacgCTAGTGCCAAGGAGGACGccaataaagatggcaaTGCTGAGGATAATAGATTCCATCCAGTCACCGACATTAACAAAGAGTCGTATAAGCGGAAAGGGAGTCAAATGGTTTTGCtagagagaaagaaactgaaagcACAATTTCCCAATACTTCCGAGAATATGAATGTCTTACAGTTTCTTGGATTTCGGTCTGACGAAATTAAAcatcttttcctctatGGTATTGACGTATACTTCTGCCCAGAGGGAGTATTCACACAATACGGATTATGCAAGGGCTGTCAAAAGATGTTCGAGCTCTGTGTCTGTTGGGCTGGCCAGAAAGTATCGTATCGGAGGATGGCTTGGGAAGCACTAGCTGTGGAGAGAATGCTGCGAAATGACgaggaatacaaagaatacTTGGAAGACATCGAGCCATATCATGGGGACCCTGTAgggtatttgaaattttttagcGTAAAAAGGGGAGAGATCTACTCTCAGATACAGAGAAATTATGCTTGGTACCTGGCCATtactagaagaagagaaacaattagTGTATTGGATTCGACAAGAGGCAAGCAAGGGAGCCAAGTTTTCCGCATGTCTGGAAGGCAGATCAAAGAGTTGTATTATAAAGTATGGAGCAACTTGCGTGAATCGAAGACAGAGGTGCTGCAgtactttttgaactgggACGAAAAAAAGTGCCGGGAAGAATGGGAGGCAAAAGACGATACGGTCTTTGTGGAAGCGCTCGAGAAAGTTGGAGTTTTTCAGCGTTTGCGTTCCATGACGAGCGCTGGACTGCAGGGTCCGCAGTACGTCAAGCTGCAGTTTAGCAGGCATCATCGACAGTTGAGGAGCAGATATGAATTAAGTCTAGGAATGCACTTGCGAGATCAGCTTGCGCTGGGAGTTACCCCATCTAAAGTGCCGCATTGGACGGCATTCCTGTCGATGCTGATAGGGCTGTTCTGcaataaaacatttcgGCAGAAActggaatatcttttggaGCAGATTTCGGAGGTGTGGTTGTTACCACATTGGCTTGATTTGGCAAACGTTGAAGTTCTCGCTGCAGATAACACGAGGGTACCGCTGTACATGCTGATGGTAGCGGTTCACAAAGAGCTGGATAGCGATGATGTTCCAGACGGTAGATttgatatattattatgtagaGATTCGAGCAGAGAAGTTGGAGAgtga